One Glycine max cultivar Williams 82 chromosome 6, Glycine_max_v4.0, whole genome shotgun sequence DNA segment encodes these proteins:
- the LOC100806169 gene encoding iron-sulfur cluster assembly protein 1: MLRIAASAKRIVQTASLEAPPLGIRVLPRLYHERVVDHYDNPRNVGSFDKNDPTVGTGLVGAPACGDVMKLQIKVDDKTGKIVDARFKTFGCGSAIASSSVATEWVKGKQMEEVLTIKNTEIAKHLSLPPVKLHCSMLAEDAIKAAVKDYEAKRASASAGGQATTGEKAVTA; this comes from the exons atgctGAGAATCGCCGCAAGCGCAAAGAGAATTGTTCAAACGGCGTCGTTGGAGGCGCCACCGTTGGGGATTAGGGTTCTGCCGCGTCTCTACCACGAGAGGGTGGTGGACCACTACGACAACCCCCGCAACGTTGGATCCTTCGACAAGAACGACCCCACCGTCGGAACGGGTCTTGTTGGTGCACCCGCGTGTGGCGACGTCATGAAGCTCCAGATTAAGGTTGACGACAAAACGGGGAAGATCGTCGATGCTCGCTTCAAAACCTTCGGTTGTGGATCCGCCATTGCTTCTTCCTCCGTCG cTACTGAATGGGTGAAGGGAAAGCAAATGGAGGAAGTTTTGACCATTAAAAACAC TGAAATTGCAAAGCATCTTTCACTTCCACCAGTCAAGCTTCACTGCAGCATGCTTGCTGAGGATGCTATAAAAGCAGCTGTTAAAGATTATGAAGCTAAGCGTGCCTCAGCATCTGCTGGTGGACAGGCAACAACTGGAGAGAAAGCTGTCACTGCTTGA